In Liquorilactobacillus hordei DSM 19519, the following proteins share a genomic window:
- a CDS encoding GIY-YIG nuclease family protein, whose amino-acid sequence MNTIKNENFGFVYALENKAFPGYIKVGQTKNLEHRLAQFNDTGIPDGKPTLLLFAVYLENYKKAERILHKALSDKRESSSKEFFKATYNQVKSVFELLTFNDANALLIRPEEYNSKITGKTFEIVKRKIGTRPNRNFRYLSIPTGAKLTFKENTKLVVTVIDEKNHVLCCCGKKHTLSRAAICCYDSYHALPPEQRGKDRNGFDWFKYNDILVSDIKPMVNQELE is encoded by the coding sequence ATGAACACTATTAAAAATGAAAACTTTGGATTTGTATATGCATTAGAAAATAAGGCCTTCCCTGGATATATCAAGGTCGGGCAAACAAAAAATCTTGAACACAGATTAGCTCAATTTAATGATACTGGTATCCCAGATGGCAAACCTACCTTATTACTTTTTGCTGTTTACCTTGAAAACTACAAAAAAGCTGAGCGTATTTTACATAAGGCACTTTCTGACAAACGTGAGAGTTCATCCAAAGAATTTTTCAAGGCTACCTATAATCAAGTAAAAAGCGTCTTTGAATTACTGACCTTCAATGATGCTAATGCCCTTTTAATTAGACCAGAAGAATATAATTCAAAAATAACTGGAAAAACATTTGAAATCGTAAAAAGAAAAATTGGCACACGTCCAAATCGAAATTTTAGATATCTGAGTATCCCTACTGGAGCAAAACTAACTTTTAAAGAAAATACTAAATTAGTCGTTACTGTAATAGATGAAAAGAATCATGTTTTATGTTGCTGTGGAAAAAAGCATACTCTTTCAAGAGCAGCAATATGTTGCTATGACTCCTACCATGCTTTACCTCCCGAACAAAGAGGTAAGGATCGAAATGGATTTGATTGGTTCAAATACAATGATATTCTTGTCTCTGATATCAAACCAATGGTGAATCAAGAATTAGAATAA
- a CDS encoding GNAT family N-acetyltransferase yields MKLRFQKLTTQNIRAVWQISREVMTLTEDPYPYSSTDYDKFVEKVSHGTAIVANLKNLVVGALIYYPSYNSKDVIEFEVFISKKYQRLGIGQKLITQMINDASTHNIKRINLDVLSTNPVAIKFYENLGFTRFVTEKNRFFINNRYVNNYKYFKIIN; encoded by the coding sequence ATGAAATTACGTTTTCAGAAATTAACCACCCAAAATATTCGAGCTGTTTGGCAAATCAGCCGTGAAGTAATGACATTAACTGAAGATCCTTACCCTTATTCCAGCACAGACTATGATAAATTTGTCGAAAAAGTCAGCCATGGTACAGCTATAGTCGCAAATTTGAAAAATCTGGTTGTTGGAGCATTAATTTATTACCCATCATACAACTCAAAAGATGTAATTGAATTTGAAGTCTTTATCTCAAAAAAATATCAAAGATTAGGAATTGGTCAAAAATTAATTACGCAAATGATTAATGATGCCTCCACACACAACATTAAACGAATAAATCTTGACGTACTCTCGACCAATCCTGTGGCCATAAAATTCTATGAAAATTTAGGATTCACACGTTTTGTTACCGAGAAGAATAGATTTTTTATAAATAATAGATACGTTAATAATTACAAATATTTCAAAATAATTAATTAG
- the dltD gene encoding D-alanyl-lipoteichoic acid biosynthesis protein DltD translates to MSMFKRLFLIFGPIVCAVIIVMGFLFSPLRPDKISQSTIQRAALSQSPQVFKGMAVKRAAFKENYVPFFGSSELSRIDALHPSVLAQKYHRSYRPFLLGTAGTQSITQFWQMQGFGNELNNKKAVFIISPQWFVKGGIDAAAFNYFYPRPEIVNWLLKAKPTTQNRYAAERLLALNAKDSTDVIDDSVLRIAAGQHLTNFQKNYLRLVKNELDHEDQLFSTISLNNREALIRRREKELPTVYNKYRLDKIGYELGKANTTSNKLYIDNNFWNYKLKPVYKKLAGEQRNFSYIKSVEYSDFQLVLNEFAKHHINVLFIIPPVNEKWAKYTGLSMSMIQAFNKKITYQLKSQGFTHIANLTKEGKKPYFMQDTIHLGWRGWLAVDQYVNPFLTKKQTSPQYKMKNYFYTKKWQNMSY, encoded by the coding sequence ATGAGTATGTTCAAAAGACTATTTTTGATTTTTGGTCCAATTGTGTGCGCAGTCATAATCGTCATGGGCTTCTTATTTTCTCCGTTAAGACCAGATAAAATCTCACAAAGTACAATTCAAAGAGCAGCACTTTCACAATCACCCCAAGTCTTTAAGGGTATGGCTGTTAAACGAGCAGCTTTTAAAGAAAATTATGTTCCTTTTTTTGGATCATCGGAACTTTCACGGATAGATGCACTTCATCCATCTGTATTAGCACAAAAATATCATCGTAGTTATCGTCCTTTTTTACTTGGAACTGCTGGAACACAATCAATAACGCAATTTTGGCAGATGCAAGGTTTTGGTAATGAGTTGAATAATAAGAAGGCTGTATTTATTATTTCACCTCAATGGTTTGTTAAAGGCGGGATAGATGCTGCTGCATTTAATTATTTTTACCCACGTCCAGAAATTGTAAACTGGTTATTAAAGGCAAAACCAACAACTCAAAATAGGTATGCAGCTGAAAGATTACTTGCACTCAATGCCAAAGATTCTACAGATGTAATCGATGATAGTGTTTTGCGGATTGCTGCAGGACAACACTTAACTAATTTTCAAAAGAATTATTTGCGTTTGGTGAAAAATGAATTGGATCATGAAGATCAGCTATTTTCAACAATTTCACTAAATAATCGAGAAGCATTAATTAGAAGAAGAGAAAAAGAATTGCCCACAGTTTATAACAAATATCGACTTGATAAAATAGGATATGAATTGGGTAAAGCAAATACAACAAGCAATAAGTTATACATTGATAATAACTTTTGGAATTACAAATTAAAACCAGTTTATAAGAAGTTAGCAGGGGAGCAAAGGAATTTTAGCTACATTAAATCTGTAGAATATTCAGATTTTCAGCTTGTATTAAATGAGTTTGCTAAGCATCATATCAATGTCTTGTTTATAATCCCACCTGTTAATGAGAAATGGGCAAAATATACTGGGTTATCAATGTCAATGATTCAAGCTTTTAATAAAAAAATCACGTATCAATTGAAGTCGCAAGGATTTACACATATTGCAAATCTGACCAAAGAAGGTAAGAAACCATATTTCATGCAAGACACAATTCATCTTGGATGGAGAGGGTGGTTAGCTGTTGATCAGTATGTGAATCCGTTTTTGACAAAGAAACAGACAAGCCCACAGTATAAAATGAAGAACTATTTCTATACAAAGAAATGGCAGAACATGAGTTATTAA
- the pnuC gene encoding nicotinamide riboside transporter PnuC, with protein MKNTSKFYKVSDKKSLTTFSQFTSSFSEAFLQVFNLQRNILELKTLHKATKIIMSIMLIATIGSFIFGADYTFSGWVGLITGIAVVLNLILVDQGRLTNYSWGILGCVVWLIIAINNRLIGDIASQSFYLIMQFVGLYVWHHQINKQSNKEELTSRSFTWLNGLFWLVITFIIYFIVLFFSKKLNGTQIYLDASLLPLGIVGQVLMTYGYRSQWIAWITLDIVNIIIWYNQLQIVSPASTSMFVLQIIMLINSLYGLYLWYYGQQKNH; from the coding sequence ATGAAAAATACTTCAAAGTTTTATAAAGTTTCAGATAAGAAATCATTAACAACTTTTTCACAATTTACCAGTAGTTTTTCTGAGGCTTTTTTACAAGTTTTTAATCTTCAAAGAAACATTTTAGAACTAAAAACTTTACATAAGGCTACAAAAATTATAATGAGTATCATGCTCATTGCAACAATTGGATCTTTCATCTTTGGCGCTGACTATACTTTCTCCGGTTGGGTTGGTCTAATAACTGGAATTGCAGTCGTTTTGAATTTGATTCTTGTTGATCAAGGACGTCTAACTAATTATAGTTGGGGAATTCTTGGCTGTGTAGTCTGGCTGATAATTGCAATTAATAATCGCTTAATCGGCGATATTGCATCCCAATCATTTTATCTAATAATGCAATTTGTTGGATTATACGTTTGGCACCATCAAATCAATAAACAAAGCAACAAGGAAGAATTAACCTCTCGTAGTTTTACTTGGTTAAATGGACTATTCTGGTTAGTTATAACTTTCATTATTTATTTTATAGTTCTCTTCTTTAGTAAGAAACTAAACGGCACTCAGATTTACTTAGATGCCTCGCTCTTACCTCTTGGTATTGTTGGTCAAGTGCTAATGACTTATGGCTATCGCTCACAATGGATTGCTTGGATAACTTTAGACATTGTCAACATAATTATCTGGTACAATCAACTGCAAATAGTTAGTCCCGCATCAACATCAATGTTCGTTCTTCAGATTATTATGTTGATAAATTCATTATATGGACTTTATCTTTGGTATTATGGACAACAAAAAAATCATTAA
- a CDS encoding ion transporter, which produces MKRLYDVLISLLAAISVTMVIMDYANTISIDKYPYNYIDNTILIIFAVDYFVRLYLSKDKTLFFKNNIFDLLAIIPVNSIFSFFRIARLTRIVRISRLAKFFRFTRLIGLTGKLQKNVKKFLKTNGLIYLMIVCLAILCISSVMYSLAENVSLSESFWWAIATATTVGYGDISPHTAVGKFAAVLLMFVGIGFIGMLTSSITEYFTVQENNKEDKILKKLDQLEKENIELKEKINKLIK; this is translated from the coding sequence ATGAAACGATTATACGATGTTTTGATATCCCTTTTGGCTGCTATATCTGTGACAATGGTCATAATGGATTATGCTAATACTATTTCAATTGATAAATATCCATATAATTATATTGATAATACAATTTTAATCATATTCGCTGTAGACTATTTTGTAAGATTATATCTTTCAAAAGATAAGACATTGTTCTTTAAAAACAACATATTCGATCTTTTAGCAATCATTCCGGTAAATTCTATATTTTCTTTTTTTAGAATAGCAAGATTAACCAGAATTGTTAGAATTTCTCGGTTAGCCAAATTCTTTAGATTTACGCGATTGATAGGTTTAACGGGAAAACTTCAAAAAAATGTAAAGAAGTTTCTAAAAACAAACGGTCTTATTTATTTGATGATAGTCTGCTTAGCAATATTATGTATTTCATCAGTTATGTATTCTTTAGCTGAGAATGTTTCACTTTCAGAATCCTTCTGGTGGGCTATAGCAACTGCTACTACTGTTGGTTATGGTGATATTTCACCTCATACAGCAGTCGGAAAGTTTGCAGCAGTTTTGCTAATGTTTGTTGGAATTGGCTTCATAGGAATGTTAACAAGTTCAATCACAGAATATTTTACTGTCCAAGAGAATAACAAAGAGGATAAAATATTGAAAAAGCTAGATCAATTAGAAAAAGAAAATATTGAGTTAAAAGAAAAAATTAACAAATTGATTAAATAA
- a CDS encoding GNAT family N-acetyltransferase: MEYEKVSALTDIQKKEIEQLIERVHEFDGSKKDPYLNNQFNYYPQMPSFFLARSAGELVGFVMLYADGNYTESVDVFMVVAPQNRHQKIGTKLWQNAHRVLREFGYQKWEFIAEKGFLDSNPNFLNNKNLIADPEPEYQMRLDRGKQEFEDTRTDLAIRLLESEDVSKVVPIYTESFPESSAKEAVTYLTKGLADIANENFVLIYDKEIVGCCSVDISKENEYYLYGIFIAKKYRNQGFAYNFIIKVINWLNNENSYRRICLLAVDGSNSIAMRLYKSIGFEVETEVYYLYET; the protein is encoded by the coding sequence ATGGAATATGAAAAAGTTAGTGCTCTTACTGATATACAGAAAAAAGAAATAGAACAATTAATTGAAAGAGTTCATGAGTTTGATGGTTCCAAAAAGGATCCATACCTGAATAATCAATTTAATTATTATCCACAAATGCCGAGCTTCTTTTTGGCCAGAAGTGCAGGAGAACTAGTTGGTTTTGTTATGTTGTATGCGGATGGTAATTATACAGAATCTGTCGATGTATTTATGGTAGTTGCGCCACAGAACAGGCACCAAAAAATCGGGACAAAATTATGGCAAAATGCGCATCGTGTTTTACGCGAATTTGGATATCAAAAGTGGGAATTTATTGCAGAAAAGGGCTTCCTAGACAGTAATCCAAATTTTTTGAACAATAAGAATTTAATTGCCGACCCTGAACCAGAATATCAGATGAGGTTAGACAGAGGTAAGCAAGAATTTGAGGATACACGCACAGATTTGGCAATCCGATTACTTGAATCAGAAGATGTTTCTAAGGTTGTTCCAATTTATACGGAGTCATTTCCTGAATCTTCAGCAAAGGAAGCTGTCACGTATTTAACAAAAGGATTAGCAGATATTGCTAATGAAAATTTTGTCCTAATATATGATAAAGAAATTGTGGGCTGTTGTTCTGTAGATATTAGTAAAGAAAATGAATATTATTTATATGGAATTTTTATTGCAAAAAAATATCGAAATCAAGGCTTTGCGTATAATTTCATTATTAAGGTAATCAACTGGCTTAATAATGAAAATTCATACCGGAGAATTTGTTTACTTGCGGTTGATGGCTCAAACTCAATTGCAATGCGCTTATATAAAAGTATTGGATTTGAAGTAGAAACTGAAGTTTATTATTTATATGAAACATAA
- a CDS encoding metallophosphoesterase, whose product MDEKILVVSDSHGDRDILVKLLKKYKGQVTAMFHCGDSELEPDDELFNDFHVVKGNCDYDSRFAKKVVVKVGSENVLLTHGHLYGVNSGLNSLNLLAQENKATIALFGHTHLLGAEMVKECLFLNPGSISFPRGEYSNIGGTYALIDSTVQNLHVQFYNRDFEAIPNLAMDYKRR is encoded by the coding sequence ATGGATGAAAAAATATTGGTAGTAAGTGATAGTCATGGCGATCGTGACATCTTGGTCAAGCTATTGAAAAAGTATAAAGGACAGGTCACGGCAATGTTTCATTGTGGAGATTCAGAACTTGAACCCGATGACGAATTATTCAATGATTTCCATGTCGTAAAGGGAAATTGTGATTACGATTCTAGATTTGCAAAAAAAGTAGTTGTCAAAGTTGGTTCTGAAAATGTCTTATTAACTCATGGACACTTATATGGTGTAAATAGCGGTTTAAATAGCTTGAATCTTCTGGCACAGGAAAATAAAGCTACAATTGCATTATTCGGTCATACGCATCTTTTGGGTGCAGAAATGGTAAAAGAATGCTTATTCCTTAACCCAGGCAGTATTAGTTTTCCAAGAGGAGAATATAGTAATATAGGGGGAACTTATGCGTTAATTGATAGCACTGTGCAGAATCTCCATGTACAATTTTATAATCGTGACTTTGAAGCTATTCCTAATTTAGCAATGGATTATAAAAGGAGATAA
- a CDS encoding XTP/dITP diphosphatase, with translation MKKILIATKNEGKAREFRTFFEPKGFKVITLNELDNIPEIIENGSTFEENALIKAQSLTNLLQTVVVADDSGLMVDALGGEPGIFSARYAGDHDDDANNQKLLSNLEGIPEEKRTAVFHTSLVVTRTGKKPLVVDGEVKGRVLRSLRGEDGFGYDPLFYLPELDKTFAELTPAEKNEVSHRGRAIKKLSEKFDDWWVKE, from the coding sequence ATGAAAAAAATATTGATAGCTACAAAAAATGAGGGAAAAGCTCGTGAATTTAGAACTTTCTTTGAGCCAAAAGGTTTTAAAGTTATTACACTAAATGAATTAGACAATATTCCAGAAATTATTGAGAATGGCTCAACTTTTGAAGAAAATGCTTTGATTAAGGCACAATCTCTGACTAATTTGTTACAAACAGTTGTTGTAGCGGATGATTCTGGGTTAATGGTAGATGCACTTGGAGGTGAACCTGGAATTTTTTCTGCACGTTATGCAGGAGATCATGATGATGATGCAAATAATCAGAAATTACTTAGCAATTTAGAAGGTATCCCTGAAGAGAAAAGAACGGCTGTATTTCATACTTCATTAGTTGTTACCCGTACTGGAAAGAAACCTCTTGTAGTTGATGGAGAAGTTAAAGGAAGGGTACTGAGAAGCTTACGAGGAGAAGATGGTTTTGGCTATGATCCCTTATTTTATCTGCCTGAACTCGATAAGACTTTCGCAGAATTAACACCTGCTGAAAAAAATGAGGTTAGCCATCGCGGACGAGCAATCAAGAAATTGAGTGAAAAATTTGATGATTGGTGGGTCAAAGAATAA
- a CDS encoding IS3 family transposase (programmed frameshift) produces the protein MKRYTDDFKASIIKMHTEEKRSARSLSEEYAVSPASIHNWIKDAKSVELDDGTEVTSKEFKKLQKENQRLKEELEIFKSCGGVTGKALGRVKTLAFIKIQLPYHRLSLILSTLRLARSTYYHWLNYQTSQHDCVDRHLKASIRKIWEENYRAYGYPRIKLALNRLGIIVGVKRIFRLMQEMKIHSLMHRRFKKPSTHVDYLQRPNLIKNKPKARTWRADITYLELRPGTWVYLSSVYEPKVHKILAYKIGRQMNAKLVVDTVNQALEHHKRPAYFHSDMGSQYTSSDVENLLRRHQILHSYSKQGYPYDNSQIEAFHSLLKREFVFQTHFSSFEDLILRISNYINWFNTERIRTSV, from the exons ATGAAACGATATACTGATGATTTTAAAGCAAGCATTATTAAAATGCACACCGAGGAAAAGAGATCAGCTCGTTCTCTCTCAGAAGAATATGCAGTGTCTCCTGCATCAATTCATAACTGGATTAAAGATGCAAAATCAGTTGAACTTGATGATGGAACTGAAGTTACTTCTAAAGAATTTAAAAAATTACAAAAAGAGAACCAACGTCTCAAGGAGGAATTGGAGATTT TTAAAAGCTGCGGCGGTGTTACTGGGAAAGCGTTAGGGCGAGTTAAAACTCTTGCTTTCATTAAGATTCAATTACCCTATCACCGCCTATCCTTAATACTCTCAACTTTAAGATTAGCTCGTAGCACCTATTACCATTGGTTGAACTATCAAACTAGTCAACACGATTGTGTTGACCGTCACTTAAAAGCAAGTATTCGAAAAATTTGGGAAGAAAACTATCGCGCTTATGGTTATCCAAGAATCAAACTAGCATTAAATAGACTGGGAATTATAGTTGGTGTCAAACGGATTTTTCGGCTAATGCAAGAAATGAAGATTCACTCTCTCATGCATCGGCGTTTTAAAAAGCCTAGTACTCATGTTGATTATTTACAACGTCCCAATCTAATCAAAAACAAGCCAAAAGCTAGAACTTGGCGAGCTGATATTACTTATCTTGAGCTACGACCTGGAACTTGGGTATATCTTAGTTCAGTGTATGAGCCAAAGGTTCATAAGATACTCGCATATAAGATAGGACGACAGATGAATGCCAAACTAGTAGTAGATACAGTTAACCAAGCACTTGAACATCATAAAAGACCAGCATATTTTCATTCAGATATGGGTTCACAATATACGAGCAGTGATGTTGAAAACTTGCTTAGACGACATCAAATCCTCCATTCGTATTCTAAGCAAGGATATCCTTACGATAATAGCCAAATAGAAGCTTTTCATTCATTATTAAAACGAGAATTCGTTTTTCAAACGCACTTCTCAAGCTTTGAGGACTTAATTCTCAGAATCTCAAATTATATTAATTGGTTCAACACTGAAAGAATCAGAACAAGTGTCTAG
- a CDS encoding YiiX/YebB-like N1pC/P60 family cysteine hydrolase: protein MDLQKMSESLKTGDLLFVPDTHEDLSQIIAKSTMNETDLSLKTCQNYTHVGVLEYNSKYNDFFVLHATPIKGCIRETLTVFLNNQQTIDVYRLKKSTISHKTAIQRGKKLLGEPYNSSFIAEQPGYYCSEFICALYKNVFAQTPMSFGPNGSILPEWHDYYKKLDLPIPNKLPGSSPNSLLSQGLTAFITTLHKE, encoded by the coding sequence ATGGACTTACAAAAGATGTCAGAATCACTTAAAACTGGTGATTTACTTTTTGTACCTGATACACACGAAGATTTGTCACAAATAATTGCTAAAAGTACAATGAATGAAACTGATTTATCGTTAAAAACATGCCAAAATTATACTCATGTTGGTGTATTAGAATATAATTCTAAATATAACGATTTTTTTGTGTTACATGCAACACCAATTAAAGGATGCATCAGGGAAACTTTAACTGTTTTTTTAAATAATCAACAAACTATCGATGTATATCGACTTAAAAAAAGCACTATCAGTCATAAAACCGCCATACAACGTGGTAAAAAGCTTCTGGGTGAACCCTATAATAGCAGCTTTATAGCCGAACAGCCTGGTTACTATTGCTCTGAATTTATCTGTGCCTTGTATAAAAATGTCTTTGCTCAAACACCCATGTCTTTTGGACCAAATGGCTCGATATTACCAGAGTGGCATGACTACTATAAAAAATTAGATTTACCAATTCCGAACAAACTTCCAGGTTCAAGTCCAAATTCATTACTTAGTCAAGGCCTAACTGCTTTTATTACAACCTTGCATAAAGAATAA
- a CDS encoding SemiSWEET family transporter: MKEETRFIQILGRIATVLSVLMYVSYVPQIISNLNGQYGNPIQPLVAAINCLFWCVYAYFKMNRDWPVFFANLPGIFLGIITFVTALH; the protein is encoded by the coding sequence TTGAAGGAAGAAACAAGATTTATTCAAATTTTAGGACGTATTGCGACTGTTCTTTCAGTATTAATGTATGTTTCTTATGTTCCACAGATTATCAGTAATTTGAATGGTCAATATGGTAATCCGATTCAACCACTGGTTGCTGCAATTAACTGCTTGTTTTGGTGTGTTTATGCGTATTTTAAAATGAACCGTGATTGGCCAGTATTTTTTGCGAATTTACCAGGTATTTTCTTGGGAATTATTACTTTTGTTACTGCATTACATTAG
- a CDS encoding YslB family protein: protein MDVKKYLELSQKKELVNTLGYEVIRDILVPELIGDNHNILYWAGKRLAREVYLAKDDDLPVFFSEAGWGDLKRIKGNKKQQLFELSGDVVQLRNQVVKQADFLLEAGFLAETIQLQSGFVCEAIIKEIKKKSGIISFLVQLDPEDSIDSALIPDKEPLQFTE, encoded by the coding sequence ATGGATGTAAAAAAATATCTAGAACTGTCACAAAAAAAAGAGTTGGTAAATACTCTTGGATATGAAGTTATACGTGACATCTTGGTCCCTGAATTAATCGGGGACAATCATAATATTCTCTATTGGGCGGGAAAACGTTTAGCACGTGAGGTCTACCTCGCTAAAGATGATGATCTGCCGGTTTTCTTTTCTGAAGCCGGTTGGGGAGATTTAAAACGAATTAAAGGCAATAAAAAACAACAACTTTTCGAATTATCAGGTGACGTTGTTCAACTTCGTAACCAGGTCGTGAAGCAAGCCGATTTCTTGTTGGAAGCCGGTTTTCTTGCAGAAACAATTCAATTACAAAGTGGTTTTGTATGTGAAGCTATTATTAAAGAAATTAAGAAAAAAAGTGGTATTATCTCATTTTTAGTCCAATTAGATCCTGAAGATTCAATTGACAGCGCATTGATTCCTGATAAAGAACCACTTCAATTCACTGAATAA
- a CDS encoding tyrosine-type recombinase/integrase, giving the protein MRKDEALALTWSDVDFKTRQIRINKTQSNDYNNHLVVQSTKTSASDRTIFIDSKSLGILKSWQRLQRKELLQYGFNSLNKKQLVFSSKNYHA; this is encoded by the coding sequence ATGCGTAAAGACGAAGCTCTCGCCCTAACATGGTCTGACGTCGATTTTAAAACAAGACAGATAAGAATCAATAAAACACAGTCCAATGATTACAATAACCACTTAGTAGTTCAATCAACTAAAACATCGGCCAGTGATCGGACCATTTTCATTGATTCAAAATCACTCGGTATTTTAAAGAGCTGGCAAAGGTTACAGCGCAAAGAGTTGTTACAGTATGGCTTTAACTCTTTGAATAAAAAACAGCTTGTTTTCTCCTCAAAGAATTACCATGCATAA
- a CDS encoding tyrosine-type recombinase/integrase: MHNPNKPRVWAVRVTQNYDLKHIPVHGFRHTYATLAIQGGMPPKELQAQLGHSDIKTTLDIYTSVTDQQRENTPEKFTAFVNF; this comes from the coding sequence ATGCATAATCCTAACAAACCTCGTGTCTGGGCAGTCAGAGTGACTCAAAACTATGATTTAAAACACATCCCTGTACACGGTTTTAGACATACCTATGCAACTCTAGCTATTCAAGGTGGAATGCCACCTAAAGAGTTACAAGCACAACTTGGCCACAGTGATATTAAAACCACACTGGATATATATACTTCTGTAACTGATCAGCAGCGAGAAAATACACCCGAGAAATTTACTGCTTTTGTTAATTTTTGA
- a CDS encoding DUF898 family protein, whose translation MEIKYGRNSFFDGGLLSYIGWNIIGFILTFFTFGICYPWALCMVYGWKINHTVIDGHRMKFKGSAVGLFGNWIKWLLLSIITLGVYLFWVGIKLEDWKAKNTNFKIAN comes from the coding sequence GTGGAAATAAAATATGGTCGAAATTCTTTTTTTGATGGTGGTCTACTATCTTATATTGGCTGGAATATTATAGGATTCATTCTAACCTTTTTTACATTTGGAATCTGTTATCCGTGGGCTTTGTGTATGGTTTATGGTTGGAAAATAAATCATACCGTGATTGATGGACACAGAATGAAATTTAAAGGTTCCGCGGTAGGATTATTTGGAAATTGGATTAAATGGCTTTTATTGAGCATTATTACACTTGGAGTTTATTTATTTTGGGTTGGTATTAAATTGGAAGATTGGAAAGCAAAAAATACAAATTTTAAAATTGCAAACTAA
- a CDS encoding 8-oxo-dGTP diphosphatase: MRTEKTTLTNICTITSKNKLLVEQRTNKNWAVITFPGGHVEPKESFVDSVAREVYEQTGLTIYDPVLCGVKQFTTEDDGRYIVFLYKTSKFTGHIKSSSESEVFWIDQEDLFSTKLASGFKEMYEIFTTPSSELYYFEDNGNWQTQIK; the protein is encoded by the coding sequence TTGCGAACAGAAAAAACAACTTTAACAAATATTTGTACGATCACCAGCAAAAATAAACTTCTGGTTGAACAACGGACAAATAAGAATTGGGCAGTAATTACTTTTCCCGGAGGCCATGTTGAACCTAAAGAATCCTTTGTTGATTCAGTTGCTCGTGAAGTTTATGAGCAAACAGGTTTAACAATTTATGATCCTGTTCTTTGTGGCGTAAAGCAATTTACAACTGAAGATGATGGTCGTTATATTGTTTTTCTTTATAAAACCTCCAAATTTACGGGACACATAAAATCTTCTTCTGAGAGTGAGGTTTTTTGGATTGACCAAGAAGATCTTTTCTCAACTAAATTAGCTTCAGGTTTTAAAGAAATGTATGAAATCTTTACAACCCCAAGTAGCGAATTGTACTATTTTGAAGATAACGGAAATTGGCAAACACAAATCAAGTGA